The Bacillus sp. B-jedd sequence CAACGGACAGGGCATTCGCGCCAGTGTTTAATGTAGTCTCGATGCTGAATTTACCATTTTCAACTGTTCCAGTTCCGACTTCTTCTGTACCGTTGTACAGCTTCGCGGTAGCACCATTGGCCTGGGATGTTCCGGTTACGGTAACCTTTTCATCCTTTGTGAAGGAGCCATCTGCCGGAGACGTAATAACTGGTGCGGTAACAGGGTATTGAACTATCGCCCGAATCATGTAGTTGCCTTCGGCAGCTGGAGACTGGCTCCAGGCTCCGCCGACTCTTTGCCAGCTGCGCAGAGCGTTCTTGCCGTCTTCATCCGTTGCCAATCCTGGGGTGTTAGGATTTGCGAATGTTTGAATGTATACAACGTAGAAATCTCCTTCGGCCATGACAGGCTCTTGGAATTTCACTGATGTCCAGTTGCCATCTCGTTTTGCTGTACCATCAAATGGGCCTGCCAGCAATCGGCCAGGTGATCCATTCGCGCCAGTCGCATCGTAAATGGCATATTGGAATGCAGTACCGCCTGGGACTGGCCATTCAGTATCCCAGAAGCGGAACATTGCACCTGTTACTTGTGCAGCGCCATTTTCAGGAGTCATTCGTACAGCCCAGGCATTGCCGGCTGCGTTGAAGGCACGTGCGTTTTCAGCTGTACCGTCATCATAGCCGATTGTTCCTTCAAAACCGATAAATGGTTTCAACGCTACATTTGCTTCAGCTGAACCATTTCCTTTCACGGTTACAGTTGAATTTTTATTGTAGTACTGATCGGCGGAAACCGCGAGAGTGTACGTCCCTTCCAATACTTCAAGGGAGAAGGCGCCGTTCTCATCCGTAACAACTGGTGTAATCTGGGCGTCTTCCAATACCATTACGGTTGCACCCGCGATTGGTGCATGTGATCTTTCGTCTGTTACGACACCGGTAATGGTGCCATGCGGGATTGGCTCAAGCGTAAAGTTGGCCGATGTATCTCTGCCGTCAACGACTGTAATTGAACGGGTTTGCGGATAGAATCCGTACGCTTCTGCCCGAAGTGTAAAATCACCCGCTACATGAATCATGTTAAACTGCCCGTTGCTCGGATTGGTTCTTGTAGAACGCCCGGTCTCGAGAACCGTTACTGTCGCATTGGCAGGTAAGCTTTGCAGATCCACTCCGCCTTGCGTTTGTTTTGGCATTTTATCTTTTTCTGTTCTTGAAAGTTTGACCGCAGGTTCAGTATAGACTGCCTTTGGTTTATCCATTTCCTGAACATCACGCTCAATGGCTTTTTCTGTTTTTTGCGGTGCCGGAGTTGACAATACAGCGAAGTTATCAATATACCAGCCGAGCTTTACAACACTGCCATCGGACGTAACACGGTAACGTACTTGAACCTGCTCGCCGGCATACTGGGTCAAATCATAAGATACGGTCGACCAGTTTTTGCCGTTTGTCGAGTGGCTGAAGAGCCCAAGCTGGGTCCAGGTTGCTCCGCCATCCTTGGTAATTTCGACAAAGCCTTTATCGTAATTTGTCTCAAGCTCATACCAGTGTGCAAATGCAAGTGTTGCGTTTGTTACTTGCGAGAGGTCGATGACTGGAGAAACGAGTGAGAAATTGCTGCTGCTCTCATAATTTCCATCAAGATCTGTTCCCCATACATTTGGAGCGGATAGAGGGACTGGGGCACCAGTTCCGGATGGAGTGCCGCGCTCCCATTCATCACGCGTACCGGAATGGGTCCAGCCATTATCCGTTTCGCCGTCAAAATTATCGCTAAAGATGGTTACTGGAGCGGTTACAGTGACAGACACCTCGTTCGAACGGCCGCTTTCATTGCCAAAATAATCTTTTGCCGTGACAACATAGTAATACGTTTCGCCATCAGCTGTATTTGAATCTGTAAAACTGTTCACTGTTGTTGTCCCGATTTTCTCATAACCATCGCCGGAGACGGATGAGCGATAAACAAAGTATTCTTTCAAATCGAGATCGGCTGGTGCTGACCAGTTAAGTGAGACAATTCCCAGTGAATCTGCGCGCGCTGTCAGATTAGCAGGAGCAGCTGGTGCTGCATCATCCGCGCCTAGAATCGCCACATCATCGATATACCATCCATCCCGTGTTTGGGACCCATCGGAATGGAGATTGAAAATAACATAAACTTGTTCACCCGCAAATTGGGTAAGGTCGACCAGTTCGTTCTTCCAACCATTGCTTTGCCCGGTGAATTGGGCGAGGGGAACGAATTGATAATCTGTGGATTCTGCTGCTGCATACACAACTCCTCTGTCATAATTGGTCTCGAGATTGAACCATTGCTTGAAGGAGAGAAGCGCACCTTCGTCGCTATCCAAAAGGTCAATTGGAGGCATCATCATGTAGGAGTTGGAATTGTTCATATATTGTCCGTTCAGCTTGGTTGCGATCAGTTTTTCACCAGATGCTGCGGAACCAGGGCCGCCAACAGGAACACCCCACTCCCAGGTGTTATTTGTTCCGCCGGTTGTAAAGCCGGCAATGTCTGTTTCAAAGTCCTGCGTATAACCAGGCTTCACTCCGTTGGACACTTCAATTGAATACTTGTTTGTTTCAAATCCGTTATTGCCGTAGTCATTAACACGGAAATAGTATTCAGTGCCTTGTGTATCAACGAGGAAGTAAGGAATGTTGCCTTCGTAAACTCCATTTTTGTAGTCACCGGATTTCCGTTCCATTGGAATGAATGTCCAGTGTGTGCTTCCTTTGACACGGGCATATGCTTCTACCGTCACGACGCCAATATTATCCGATACACGGGCTGAAATTGGGATGTCAAATCCGGTGTATGCCTGTGTTACAGGCGTGTGCTCGATAACAGGCTTTTCGAAGTCGTCGCCGGCTGTCGCTACCCGGCCGGATACAGAACCGAGACCGCTAAGGATGGAACCTACCGCATCGCCAACGTTAATCAATCCGCTGCCATACCCATTATTCGGACTAGTTGGATATTCGGCATCTGTTAACGGCGTTGCAGTTGATTGAATAATTTCTTCCAGCTGATCAACTGTAAGTGATGAATTTACCTGCAAAAGCAAAGCTGCTAGTGCCGTCGTATGCGGGCCTGCCATCGATGTCCCATTCCATCCGCCTTCATAACCACCTCCAGGAACAGAGGAGCGGACATTTACACCTGGAGCGGATACTTCAGGCTTGATTTCACCATAAGGTGACGGGCCTCTAAGTGAGAACGAAGCCACTTTGTTGTTGATATCTGTCGCCCCAGTTGCAAATGATTCAGGATAGTTGGCTGGGTTTGCCACAGAACCAGGGCCACCCGGATTGCCAGTACGGACATTTCCTGCCGAAAACTCAGGGAAGATTTGTGCGGCACGCCATGCCTGGACCATCGGGCGGAACCACTCATCAAGGCCAGGACCGCCGCCCCATGAGTTATTCACAACATCTGGCGCCATTTCCGGATGAAGATTGCCGTTTTTGTCAACTGGAGCAATCAGCCATTGGGCGCCTCGCAAAATAATATTATCTGTCGTGGATGGGTTGAAAATCCTGACTGCGATCCATTTCGCCCCAGGTGCAACCCCGACTTGGTTCGATCCGTTTGCTTCTGAACCAACCATTGTACCCATCGTATGTGTCCCATGACCATCCGTATCGGCTGGCATGGATGCGCCACTGTGCGGGTCGTACCAGCTGAGCTCAGGATTGACGACATTCCCATTCTCATCTAAGCCGCGCCATTTACGCTTCAACGCTGGGTGATTATAATCAACGCCTGAATCAAGATTCGCAACAACAATACCTGTTCCATCAATGCCCATTTCCCATGCTTGAGGGGCATTAACCTGATTGATGTTCCACTCTACATTGTTTGGCTGAACATCTTCTTTTACTGCTTCGGGAGACTTTTCTGCTTTATTTAGGAAGCGTTCTTCGTTAGGAAGAAGTTTCTCTACCTCCGCCCGTAAAGCAATCTTCTCCATCACTTCTTTTGTACTCGTAACAGCCATTGCGTTTACGATAAAGAAGCTTTCAAAGCTTTTGACTTCTCCTTTTGATTTCATGCTATCTAAGTATTTTTCCAAACCATACTGTGTTCGGGATGCTGTTTCCCGCAATGAGGTAACAACAGCATTACGCATTGATAGCTTTGCGACTGCGGGAGTTTCTTTTTTCTTAACCGAGGCTTGGTGGGCGTTTTTCGAAACGGAATTCACATCCGATTGTTCTTTCATCTTGATGAGGTAGGTGACATATTCCTTATCGTCAAATTGTTTGGCCAGTTTTGGAGCAATTTTCTGAGCAGCTAATTGGGGGGCGTTTGATTTTAGATCAACTTTTTGATTTGATGTACTTCCAGTTGCAAAGGCCGGGGCAGTGAGCGTTAGTGTAAGAATGAATATCAGGCATAAAGAAATCCATCTACGCAATCTTTTACTTTTCACCAATAAATCTCAACTCCCTTTCAAATAATGAATAAATTCTCTATTAAGAATGTATAGAGATACTGGGAATACCTCCTTTCTCCCTTAGGGTAAAGGAATCTATTTACTTAGACAATCTATAAAAATACAGCAATTTTAATAAAACGACCAAGTTTTCCCAACGTGCGAATACTATTGTAAGAGAATACCAACTAGAAATTTGAAGGGGGGTTTATGGTTGCAATGGTGGGAAATGAGAAGGAGGTTTGGATTGAATTTCCTTTATATTCAAGTGGTTGAATTTCGACAAATACTGTCTTTTCCTTTGTCAGAGACTTTTTTTCTATCGCATAAGCCAGTTTCTCACTACTTTCCAGAGGTTTATCAACCGTTTGGGAATTTTTTATAATAGTTCCCTAGATCGTCCGTTTCCCTGAAAATCGACAAACACCGTCTTTAACAGACTAAATTACTTATAGCGTTAAACAGTCAAAATGAATGGTAAAAAAGACGGTGAAAGCGTAAGAGGGGAATCCGAGTGTAGCTAAACAGAAACAATATATTTCAACAGATTATTATTTTTGTAACTTAAGAAATACTCAGTGAAATATTTTTAAAAATAGATGGTTTATTGTCAGGGGAGGATTCATGAAGAAAATTTTCCCAAAAATTCCACCTGTTTCTAGAGGGGTTTGATGGATTTTAGCCAGGTTTAAGACTTACATGCAAAGGAGACAGCAGTGCTCCTTAATTTTTAATGGTGGGGGGAGACGAAGAAAACCAGATGAATTGGTTCTCCAAAACTATTTCCAATTTTGTGTTAATTCGTTATAATAGGTGAAACCTGTCACAGGGCGGGTGGTTTAGTTGAGAGGAGACGAGTAGAGTATGACGAGTGTGAGCACAGAGAAGAGAGGGTATTTTGGTGAGTTCGGAGGCAGTTTTGTACCTGAAGGCCTTCAGCAAGTATTGGACATCCTGGAGGAGCAATTCCTGAAATACAAGGATGATCCGGATTTCCAGGAAGAATTCAAGTTTTATTTGAAAGAATATGTGGGCCGGGATAATCCGCTGACGCTGGCGGAAAACCTGACTAAGAAGGTCGGCGGCGCAAAAATCTACCTGAAACGGGAAGATTTGAACCATACTGGTGCCCATAAAATCAATAATGTGATTGGACAAATTTTGCTGGCAAAACGCATGGGGGCGAAGAGAATAATCGCCGAAACCGGTGCCGGCCAGCATGGCGTTGCCACTGCAACCGCGTGTGCGATGTTCGATATGGAATGCATCATTTATATGGGGAAACTGGATACGGAACGCCAGGAACTGAACGTATTCCGGATGGAACTCCTCGGGGCAAAAGTCGTTTCGGTCGAAGCGGGGCAGGGGCGTTTGAAGGATGCGGTCGATGCCGCACTTGGAGACCTGGTCGAAAACTATGAAAATACATTTTATTTATTGGGATCAGCCGTAGGGCCGCACCCGTTCCCGATAATGGTTAAGCATTTCCAGTCGGTGATCAGTGAGGAATCGAAACGGCAAATCCTTGCAAAAGAAGGGAAGCTTCCGACAGCCGTGATTGCCTGCGCTGGTGGGGGCAGCAACGCGATTGGCGCGTTCGCCCACTATATTGAGGAGCCCGAGGTCAGGCTGATTGGGGTCGAGCCAAGTGAGGCGCCGACTTTGACGGAAGGTGTACCCGCTGTCATTCATGGATTTAAATGCCTGACACTCATGGATGAAGAGGGGAATCCGAAGCCAACATACTCGATTGCAGCGGGCCTTGATTATCCCGGAATAGGACCGGAACACAGCCAGCTCAAGGTGAGCGGCCGCGCCGAGTATGTGACGGTGAGCGGGGAAGAGGCACTGGAGGCGTTTCTCCTTTTGTCAAAAACAGAAGGAATCATCCCTGCACTCGAAAGCGCCCATGCAGTCGCGCACGCCGTGAAACTCGCCCGCGAATTGCCGGAAGATGATATTCTCATCGTAAACCTCTCCGGACGCGGTGACAAAGATGTTGCCCAGGTGTATGAGATGTTAAAGGAAAAATGAAATTAACATAGAAAACCCAATCGGAGTTTAAGTTCAAAAAATAAGGCTCAGTTAAAGGTGAGTGTTGATTTTCAAGAAGTTGATTGGAACGGAGGGGACTGACTCCAGTGGGATGCAGCTGCACGTGGAGACCCCACAGGCGTCTATGAAGCCGAGGAGGCTCCACGGTCCGCCCCGCGGAAAGCATGTCCCCGGAGTGGAAATCAACAATCAAGGATAGCCGAGCCAAAAATAAAAAAGACAATGTTTGGCAGTTCAATTCGCAAAAGAGTTGGACTGCTTTTTTTGACAAAACAAGGCTTTTTCACAGAAGTTCTGATAACTAACAGGAGGGAGAATGATTGAATATTACTACTGATTCCCTTGTAGTTCTATGTATTACTTTGGGGATACCAACTTTTATGGGTATTAGGGAGTACTTAAAGATGGATCAAGATGATAAAAAAACGGTAATGAAGGATTTTAGATCACCCGATTTTATTTTCACTATAGGATTTTTTGTATTAGGTGCTCTCTTAACTCAATTAGGTGATTTATTTACTTTCAGTACAATTAAAGGAATTGGGTTTGTTTTAATAATGATAAGCAGCATTGTTTCAACATTCCATACCTGGAAGAAAAGTAGGTTCAAAAGCCTGATCATTTTTATCTTAATTTCTTTTCTAATTTTCTTAAATGTAAAATATTTAATTCCTCGGACTTAAAAGGTGCTTTACTCCAAGGAGACATCTACATTAATTTTTATTTCATCAAGAACCCAATATTTCCATGAATTCGGCTAAACCACCTTACTGCTATAAAAACTGGGAAAAAGGCCCCCAATGCTTTAAGTTGCACAGCAGAGGGGGCCTTTCCTCGTTGTTTTTAAAGTGGTGAAGTTCAAGCGTTCTTCTTTGTCGGATATCCGATGAGGATAGAGATGATTCCGCAAATTCCTATGAGAATTGGATAGAAAGAGTATTCCAGGATGCTCACTGGCGAAATTCCGGCTACGCTTGCAGCTGCAAGAAATTGAGCGCCGTACGGCAGGAGGCCCTGAATCGAACAGGAGAAAAGATCTAATATACTTGCAGACTTTCGCGGCTCAATTCCATATTGGTCAGCAATATTTTTTGCAAGAGGTCCGGCAATTAAAATAGCAATTGTATTATTGGCTGTCGATAAGTCGGTTAGCCCAACAAGACCGGCAATCCCGAATTCGGCACCTTTTTTCGATTTGATCCTCCGTGTCGCAAGGTTAAGCAGAAAGTCAATTCCACCGTTAAACTTAATAACCTCCACCATCCCAGCTATTAATATTGCAAGAAAGGCGATTTCATACATGCCTGCCATTCCTTTACCCATCGTTTGCAGAAGGCTCATTACGTGATAGCTGCCATCCACTAGGCCGACAGCCCCGGCGAGAACAATCCCCAATGCGAGAACGAGGAACACATTCATTCCGGCCAACGCGAAGATAATAACCAACACATAGGGAACAATTTTAACCCAACTATAGCTTAAATGTTCGACCTGTGCCGTTTCACCCATTGTGATAACCCCGAAAATAATGCCCGTAACAATAGCTGCCGGCAGCACAATCCAAAAATTCACCTTAAATTTATCCTTCATTTGCGCGCCTTGTGAACGGACGGCCGTAATGGTTGTATCGGAAATAAAGGATAAATTATCGCCAAACATCGACCCGCCAATAATCGCCGCCATAATTAAGGCCATGGAAAGATCGGTATGCCCGCTTATCCCAACGCCAATTGGAGCAAGTGCTACAATTGTTCCCATCGAAGTACCCATTGACAGGGAAATAAAGCAGCCAATGATGAACAAACCTACGACAAGCAGGTTTTGCGGAACGACCGATAAAGCAAAGTTAACAGTGGAATCTACTGCCCCCATGCCTTTTGCTACCTCTGAAAACGCGCCGGCCAAGAGAAAAATAACAACCATCAGCATGACATTTGAATTGCCTGCGCCTTGGCAAAAAATATCAACTTTCCGAGAAAAAGATTCTTTCCGATTCATTGCCAGAGCCACAGCACCCGAAATGGCGATGGCGACAATGACTGGAAAAGCATAAAAATCACCTGTCATAACTCCTGAACCAATAAATAAAATCAAAAAAACAACAAATGGGACCAGCGCCCATGGATTTCCTTTGTTCATTGTTCCACCTCCAAAAATTTAAAAAGGGACACGCCTTTTGTATATTTTTCGTCCCGAAAAAAAGGCCTCATCTTGAAACAACAAGAA is a genomic window containing:
- a CDS encoding S8 family serine peptidase; amino-acid sequence: MVKSKRLRRWISLCLIFILTLTLTAPAFATGSTSNQKVDLKSNAPQLAAQKIAPKLAKQFDDKEYVTYLIKMKEQSDVNSVSKNAHQASVKKKETPAVAKLSMRNAVVTSLRETASRTQYGLEKYLDSMKSKGEVKSFESFFIVNAMAVTSTKEVMEKIALRAEVEKLLPNEERFLNKAEKSPEAVKEDVQPNNVEWNINQVNAPQAWEMGIDGTGIVVANLDSGVDYNHPALKRKWRGLDENGNVVNPELSWYDPHSGASMPADTDGHGTHTMGTMVGSEANGSNQVGVAPGAKWIAVRIFNPSTTDNIILRGAQWLIAPVDKNGNLHPEMAPDVVNNSWGGGPGLDEWFRPMVQAWRAAQIFPEFSAGNVRTGNPGGPGSVANPANYPESFATGATDINNKVASFSLRGPSPYGEIKPEVSAPGVNVRSSVPGGGYEGGWNGTSMAGPHTTALAALLLQVNSSLTVDQLEEIIQSTATPLTDAEYPTSPNNGYGSGLINVGDAVGSILSGLGSVSGRVATAGDDFEKPVIEHTPVTQAYTGFDIPISARVSDNIGVVTVEAYARVKGSTHWTFIPMERKSGDYKNGVYEGNIPYFLVDTQGTEYYFRVNDYGNNGFETNKYSIEVSNGVKPGYTQDFETDIAGFTTGGTNNTWEWGVPVGGPGSAASGEKLIATKLNGQYMNNSNSYMMMPPIDLLDSDEGALLSFKQWFNLETNYDRGVVYAAAESTDYQFVPLAQFTGQSNGWKNELVDLTQFAGEQVYVIFNLHSDGSQTRDGWYIDDVAILGADDAAPAAPANLTARADSLGIVSLNWSAPADLDLKEYFVYRSSVSGDGYEKIGTTTVNSFTDSNTADGETYYYVVTAKDYFGNESGRSNEVSVTVTAPVTIFSDNFDGETDNGWTHSGTRDEWERGTPSGTGAPVPLSAPNVWGTDLDGNYESSSNFSLVSPVIDLSQVTNATLAFAHWYELETNYDKGFVEITKDGGATWTQLGLFSHSTNGKNWSTVSYDLTQYAGEQVQVRYRVTSDGSVVKLGWYIDNFAVLSTPAPQKTEKAIERDVQEMDKPKAVYTEPAVKLSRTEKDKMPKQTQGGVDLQSLPANATVTVLETGRSTRTNPSNGQFNMIHVAGDFTLRAEAYGFYPQTRSITVVDGRDTSANFTLEPIPHGTITGVVTDERSHAPIAGATVMVLEDAQITPVVTDENGAFSLEVLEGTYTLAVSADQYYNKNSTVTVKGNGSAEANVALKPFIGFEGTIGYDDGTAENARAFNAAGNAWAVRMTPENGAAQVTGAMFRFWDTEWPVPGGTAFQYAIYDATGANGSPGRLLAGPFDGTAKRDGNWTSVKFQEPVMAEGDFYVVYIQTFANPNTPGLATDEDGKNALRSWQRVGGAWSQSPAAEGNYMIRAIVQYPVTAPVITSPADGSFTKDEKVTVTGTSQANGATAKLYNGTEEVGTGTVENGKFSIETTLNTGANALSVEAVVNGKITDRSETVNVTLDQTAPALNVTAPVQGHKTNVEMVYVKGTTSDENLDKLTVNGQSVTVSADGSFSHKVLLDIGANTITVVSTDRAGNKTTVTRNVVVDLDAPEITNISPAVDVRIKPGEEVRVSFDSEEGLTASFRIELPLMVSGGNNEIAMTETSPGHYEGTYKTPTTLKMEGGVIVIKASDQAGNKVEAVAPGKLYVAEAQAENKAPTAVIQADATAKQKKVTTFDGSQSSDSDGKIVSYAWNFGDGSTGSGAKVNQTFSKKGTFTVTLTVTDDKGATNSTTHTIKVN
- the trpB gene encoding tryptophan synthase subunit beta, encoding MTSVSTEKRGYFGEFGGSFVPEGLQQVLDILEEQFLKYKDDPDFQEEFKFYLKEYVGRDNPLTLAENLTKKVGGAKIYLKREDLNHTGAHKINNVIGQILLAKRMGAKRIIAETGAGQHGVATATACAMFDMECIIYMGKLDTERQELNVFRMELLGAKVVSVEAGQGRLKDAVDAALGDLVENYENTFYLLGSAVGPHPFPIMVKHFQSVISEESKRQILAKEGKLPTAVIACAGGGSNAIGAFAHYIEEPEVRLIGVEPSEAPTLTEGVPAVIHGFKCLTLMDEEGNPKPTYSIAAGLDYPGIGPEHSQLKVSGRAEYVTVSGEEALEAFLLLSKTEGIIPALESAHAVAHAVKLARELPEDDILIVNLSGRGDKDVAQVYEMLKEK
- a CDS encoding Na+/H+ antiporter NhaC family protein; translation: MNKGNPWALVPFVVFLILFIGSGVMTGDFYAFPVIVAIAISGAVALAMNRKESFSRKVDIFCQGAGNSNVMLMVVIFLLAGAFSEVAKGMGAVDSTVNFALSVVPQNLLVVGLFIIGCFISLSMGTSMGTIVALAPIGVGISGHTDLSMALIMAAIIGGSMFGDNLSFISDTTITAVRSQGAQMKDKFKVNFWIVLPAAIVTGIIFGVITMGETAQVEHLSYSWVKIVPYVLVIIFALAGMNVFLVLALGIVLAGAVGLVDGSYHVMSLLQTMGKGMAGMYEIAFLAILIAGMVEVIKFNGGIDFLLNLATRRIKSKKGAEFGIAGLVGLTDLSTANNTIAILIAGPLAKNIADQYGIEPRKSASILDLFSCSIQGLLPYGAQFLAAASVAGISPVSILEYSFYPILIGICGIISILIGYPTKKNA